One window of Dendropsophus ebraccatus isolate aDenEbr1 chromosome 13, aDenEbr1.pat, whole genome shotgun sequence genomic DNA carries:
- the LBHD2 gene encoding LBH domain-containing protein 2 isoform X1 — translation MKSGQNLTEQMKLNLRMTEVMNTCEPGMEEFTLSAPSGAEGHAVQIFPDSHDKHPKLTKRLPSIVVEPTESGDVESGELRWPPEDISPTDDKREAKSCQGRSDVEGAARDEEHYAGCRAGGNSAN, via the exons ATGAAATCAGGGCAAAATCTGACTGAGCAAATGAAGCTAAACCTTCG AATGACGGAAGTGATGAATACGTGTGAACCTGGGATGGAAGAGTTTACGCTTAGTGCACCATCTGGGGCTGAAGGACATGCTGTTCAG ATATTTCCAGACTCCCATGACAAGCACCCTAAGCTTACAAAGAGGTTACCATCCATAGTAGTGGAGCCCACAGAATCCGGTGATGTAGAGAGTGGAGAACTCCGCTGGCCTCCAGAGGACATCTCGCCCACAGATGACAAGCGAGAAGCAAAGTCATGCCAAGGACGCTCAGATGTTGAAG GTGCCGCACGTGATGAGGAACATTACGCCGGATGCAGAGCGGGGGGGAACAGCGCAAATTAA
- the LBHD2 gene encoding LBH domain-containing protein 2 isoform X2 yields MTEVMNTCEPGMEEFTLSAPSGAEGHAVQIFPDSHDKHPKLTKRLPSIVVEPTESGDVESGELRWPPEDISPTDDKREAKSCQGRSDVEGAARDEEHYAGCRAGGNSAN; encoded by the exons ATGACGGAAGTGATGAATACGTGTGAACCTGGGATGGAAGAGTTTACGCTTAGTGCACCATCTGGGGCTGAAGGACATGCTGTTCAG ATATTTCCAGACTCCCATGACAAGCACCCTAAGCTTACAAAGAGGTTACCATCCATAGTAGTGGAGCCCACAGAATCCGGTGATGTAGAGAGTGGAGAACTCCGCTGGCCTCCAGAGGACATCTCGCCCACAGATGACAAGCGAGAAGCAAAGTCATGCCAAGGACGCTCAGATGTTGAAG GTGCCGCACGTGATGAGGAACATTACGCCGGATGCAGAGCGGGGGGGAACAGCGCAAATTAA